One window of Phycisphaeraceae bacterium genomic DNA carries:
- the def gene encoding peptide deformylase has protein sequence MIADPSTLLLRLFPDPCLRQKAVAVTEFDANLAAVADRMIEMMFEQRGIGLAAPQVGLGIRMFVAHVPEDPEDEDRLVSTDPPGATAKPVVFVNPQIEHMRVPVVPYEEGCLSLPEIRGDVLRPELIRVRAQDVSGEPFEMGAMGLLARCIQHETDHLDGVLIIDKFTQLSRLKNRSAIKSLKRAAGEW, from the coding sequence GTGATAGCTGACCCCTCAACTCTTCTGCTTCGCCTGTTTCCGGACCCCTGTCTTCGGCAGAAGGCGGTTGCTGTCACGGAGTTCGACGCAAATCTTGCTGCGGTTGCAGATCGGATGATCGAAATGATGTTTGAGCAGCGGGGCATCGGGCTTGCTGCTCCCCAGGTTGGGCTCGGTATACGGATGTTTGTTGCCCATGTTCCTGAGGATCCTGAGGACGAGGACAGACTGGTATCAACCGATCCACCCGGTGCGACGGCCAAGCCCGTGGTGTTTGTGAACCCTCAGATCGAACACATGAGAGTGCCTGTGGTTCCCTATGAGGAGGGATGTTTGAGCTTGCCTGAGATCAGGGGGGATGTGCTCCGACCCGAACTGATCCGTGTGAGAGCGCAGGATGTTTCAGGTGAGCCATTTGAAATGGGAGCGATGGGGTTACTCGCGCGCTGTATCCAACATGAAACAGATCATCTGGATGGCGTGCTGATTATCGACAAGTTCACACAACTCTCCCGGCTGAAGAACAGGTCAGCAATCAAGTCACTTAAGCGTGCAGCAGGGGAGTGGTGA